A region of Pseudomonas putida DNA encodes the following proteins:
- a CDS encoding thioesterase family protein, whose translation MNLWFRLFLMLLRLPWRRPVPGLSTTTVRMRVWPLDLDFNRHVTNGRYFTLADVGRMDYVLRSGAFRAALRHRAIPVVGDVCGKFRRELKLFERFEVRTRMLGWDEKWSFVEHCFVKDGRVIAMVVMRGLFRSRSGTVPPAELARELGMDEKSPPLPQWLTEWSKSCDGLSIQLRQMETL comes from the coding sequence ATGAATCTCTGGTTCCGACTTTTTTTGATGCTCTTGCGGCTTCCTTGGCGCCGCCCTGTTCCAGGGCTTAGCACTACAACCGTCCGGATGCGCGTTTGGCCTTTGGATCTTGATTTCAATCGGCATGTCACTAATGGCCGATATTTCACTCTGGCTGACGTAGGCCGTATGGATTATGTGTTGCGCAGTGGTGCTTTTCGCGCTGCGCTCCGCCACCGCGCTATCCCGGTCGTTGGAGACGTCTGCGGTAAGTTCCGGCGCGAACTTAAGCTATTTGAGCGCTTTGAAGTTCGCACTCGAATGCTTGGTTGGGATGAAAAGTGGAGCTTTGTGGAGCACTGCTTCGTGAAGGATGGGAGAGTAATCGCTATGGTTGTCATGCGCGGGCTCTTCAGAAGTCGTAGCGGCACAGTCCCTCCGGCAGAACTGGCGCGTGAATTGGGGATGGACGAAAAATCACCGCCTCTGCCTCAATGGCTAACTGAATGGTCGAAAAGCTGTGATGGGCTGAGCATTCAGCTTCGCCAAATGGAGACGCTGTGA